In one Nocardioides sp. NBC_00368 genomic region, the following are encoded:
- a CDS encoding M67 family metallopeptidase, translating to MLTIDQATYDAIVAHAKRDHPDEACGIVAGPEGSDRPERFIEMINAAGSPTFYEFDSTDLLQLYKEMDANDEEPVVVYHSHTATEAYPSRTDIGLAMEPNAHYVLVSTREHGNDEGPVEFRSYRIVDGNVTEEEISIVPTLS from the coding sequence GTGCTGACCATCGACCAGGCGACGTACGACGCGATCGTCGCCCACGCGAAGCGCGACCATCCCGACGAGGCGTGCGGGATCGTCGCGGGCCCTGAGGGGTCCGACCGGCCCGAGCGGTTCATCGAGATGATCAACGCCGCGGGCTCGCCGACCTTCTACGAGTTCGACTCGACGGACCTGCTCCAGCTCTACAAGGAGATGGACGCGAACGACGAGGAGCCGGTGGTCGTCTACCACTCCCACACGGCCACCGAGGCCTACCCGTCCCGCACCGACATCGGGCTGGCGATGGAGCCGAACGCGCACTACGTCCTGGTCAGCACCCGAGAGCACGGAAATGACGAGGGTCCGGTCGAGTTCCGGTCCTATCGAATCGTCGACGGCAACGTCACCGAGGAAGAAATCAGCATCGTCCCGACGTTGTCGTGA
- a CDS encoding DUF2017 domain-containing protein: MGGFSYHRRSKQIIATFSGFEADLLRSLASQLVELLRNEVAAPAESDDPLEALLDFSGPTTEPEDPVLKRLFPSAYGDDAEAAGEFRRFTEGGLRDGKARAASTIIDSLEEAGLPPELDENGLVIDVELSIGDAEAWMRSFTDIRLALATRLGVEEGDEDFWDSLPEDDPAGQVYGIYQWVGILQETIVEALVTAS; the protein is encoded by the coding sequence ATGGGCGGGTTCAGCTACCACCGCCGCAGCAAGCAGATCATCGCGACCTTCTCCGGGTTCGAGGCCGACCTGCTCCGGTCGCTGGCCTCCCAGCTCGTGGAGCTGCTGCGCAACGAGGTCGCCGCACCGGCCGAGAGCGATGATCCGCTGGAGGCTCTGCTCGACTTCTCGGGACCGACCACTGAGCCCGAGGACCCGGTGCTGAAGCGGCTCTTCCCCTCGGCCTACGGCGACGACGCCGAGGCAGCCGGGGAGTTCCGGCGGTTCACCGAGGGCGGGCTGCGCGACGGCAAGGCGCGGGCCGCCTCCACGATCATCGACTCGCTCGAGGAGGCCGGGCTCCCGCCCGAGCTCGACGAGAACGGGCTGGTCATCGACGTCGAGCTCTCCATCGGCGACGCCGAGGCGTGGATGCGGTCCTTCACCGACATCCGGCTGGCGCTCGCGACCCGGCTCGGGGTCGAGGAGGGCGACGAGGACTTCTGGGACTCGCTGCCCGAGGACGACCCCGCCGGCCAGGTCTACGGGATCTACCAGTGGGTCGGGATCCTCCAGGAGACCATCGTCGAGGCGCTGGTCACCGCGAGCTGA
- the clpS gene encoding ATP-dependent Clp protease adapter ClpS, translating into MSAPSPVELDEPEVDDLVAPATPWVTIVWNDPVNLMSYVTFVFQKYFGYSKKKSEKLMMEVHNDGKSAVSTGSREEMERDVQAMHEYGLWATLEKQD; encoded by the coding sequence ATGAGCGCGCCAAGCCCTGTGGAGCTCGACGAGCCCGAGGTCGACGACCTCGTCGCGCCCGCGACCCCGTGGGTGACCATCGTCTGGAACGACCCGGTCAACCTGATGTCCTACGTCACCTTCGTCTTCCAGAAGTACTTCGGCTACTCCAAGAAGAAGTCGGAGAAGCTGATGATGGAGGTGCACAACGACGGCAAGTCGGCCGTCTCCACCGGCTCGCGCGAGGAGATGGAGCGCGACGTGCAGGCGATGCACGAATACGGACTGTGGGCGACGCTGGAGAAGCAGGATTGA